The Nocardioides humi genome includes a region encoding these proteins:
- a CDS encoding metallophosphoesterase — translation MTQPVPMPPPGPGTVRIAVLSDAHLGGRGEAVWHNRLRYDEAPAILASAVRAATAQRAVLLLALGDLADLGDQASLRDVRAALSVFPGPVRVVPGNHDRARDNESFEAEVADPAADLSLAGSTLERHAGFGLCGLTVWSDDGGRTCVGVLPDPSSWPAGLVVLASHYPVLDVTERLAGAGVRDAGTLRNHDAVPPDLTDRPAPTLVLNGHLHARVEHAVGSALQLSVGALVEVPHEVTFVDLTPSSDGESTDVVVRRLSLPPSGESEASTSPVLAPSVSRWEWSDAGWTRLPPAAGGRPVLCLDWNGTVVDDDERAREVSVSVLAELGVDVDRLRTVQDFRRDFTLPLSSFFSRQGVRDHALARAVARWNEGMLAAAPPRLGPGARDLLTWAMRNDVSIHIVSGADPRVVTADLAALLPEVRVTSVVGHAHPKSAVLERLSASGPVVFVGDTAYDVVEGRRAGGFAVGFAADAAKADRLAAAGADAVVTDLAQVAELISARHLAHFA, via the coding sequence GTGACGCAGCCCGTCCCGATGCCTCCACCCGGACCGGGCACCGTCCGCATCGCCGTGCTCAGCGACGCGCACCTCGGCGGCCGCGGCGAAGCCGTGTGGCACAACCGGCTCCGCTACGACGAGGCCCCCGCCATTCTCGCGTCCGCCGTCCGGGCTGCGACCGCCCAGCGGGCCGTCCTGCTGCTCGCTCTCGGGGACCTGGCCGATCTGGGAGACCAGGCTTCGCTGCGCGACGTCCGCGCTGCGCTGTCGGTCTTCCCCGGACCGGTCCGCGTGGTGCCGGGCAATCACGACCGGGCCCGGGACAACGAGTCGTTCGAAGCGGAGGTCGCCGATCCCGCTGCGGACCTGTCTCTCGCGGGCTCGACCCTCGAGAGACACGCCGGCTTCGGCCTGTGCGGCCTCACGGTGTGGAGCGACGACGGCGGCCGCACCTGCGTCGGCGTCCTCCCCGACCCCTCGAGCTGGCCGGCCGGGCTCGTCGTCCTCGCGAGTCACTACCCGGTCCTCGACGTCACGGAGCGGCTCGCGGGCGCCGGCGTTCGCGACGCCGGCACCCTCCGCAACCACGACGCGGTGCCTCCGGACCTGACGGACCGCCCGGCGCCGACGCTCGTGCTCAACGGGCACCTGCACGCCCGCGTCGAGCACGCGGTCGGCTCCGCTCTCCAGCTCTCGGTCGGCGCGCTCGTCGAGGTGCCGCACGAGGTGACCTTCGTCGACCTGACGCCGAGCAGCGACGGGGAGTCGACCGACGTCGTCGTACGCCGGCTGTCGCTGCCGCCGTCGGGCGAGAGCGAGGCGAGCACCTCCCCAGTCCTGGCCCCGAGCGTCAGCCGCTGGGAGTGGAGCGATGCGGGATGGACCCGCCTTCCCCCGGCAGCCGGCGGTCGCCCGGTCCTGTGCCTCGACTGGAACGGCACGGTCGTCGATGACGACGAGCGCGCCCGCGAGGTCAGCGTCTCCGTCCTCGCCGAGCTCGGCGTCGACGTCGACCGGCTCAGGACCGTCCAGGACTTCCGCCGGGACTTCACGCTGCCCCTGTCATCGTTCTTCAGCCGTCAGGGCGTCCGGGATCACGCTCTCGCCCGGGCGGTCGCCCGGTGGAACGAGGGGATGCTCGCCGCGGCACCGCCGCGACTCGGCCCCGGGGCCCGCGACCTGCTGACCTGGGCGATGCGGAACGACGTGAGCATCCACATCGTGTCGGGAGCCGACCCACGGGTGGTCACCGCGGACCTGGCCGCGCTGCTGCCCGAGGTCCGGGTCACGTCCGTCGTCGGCCATGCCCACCCGAAGAGCGCCGTCCTCGAGCGACTGTCGGCGAGTGGTCCGGTGGTGTTCGTCGGCGACACCGCGTACGACGTCGTCGAAGGCCGCCGGGCAGGCGGCTTCGCCGTCGGCTTCGCCGCCGATGCCGCCAAGGCCGATCGCCTCGCCGCCGCGGGCGCCGACGCGGTCGTCACCGACCTCGCTCAGGTCGCCGAGCTCATCTCCGCCCGCCATCTCGCCCACTTCGCCTAG
- a CDS encoding metallophosphoesterase, whose product MTRSTARQSVPTSLPVRRPGTALRILATNDLLATFEPLATTYGRTGCIPYLEQLLDRERLDGPVLWLDGGDLSGGAARGLLRDDWPPAFADVPIAAAAAGNHEFDDPGLLPDLGRVLAFPVLCADRGTELPRAPCSAPPPAVSASSGSATLPPSCSATHLNVAPTGCRPLRSRRRH is encoded by the coding sequence GTGACCCGATCGACCGCCCGGCAGTCCGTCCCGACGTCGCTGCCCGTCCGTCGCCCCGGGACCGCCCTGCGGATCCTGGCGACCAACGACCTCCTCGCGACGTTCGAGCCGTTGGCGACCACCTACGGCCGCACCGGCTGCATCCCGTACCTCGAGCAGCTGCTCGACCGGGAACGCCTGGACGGTCCGGTGCTGTGGCTCGACGGCGGGGACCTCAGCGGGGGAGCGGCGCGTGGCCTGCTCCGCGACGACTGGCCGCCGGCGTTCGCGGACGTGCCCATCGCCGCCGCCGCGGCCGGCAACCACGAGTTCGACGACCCCGGCCTCCTTCCCGATCTCGGCCGGGTGCTCGCGTTCCCCGTGCTCTGCGCCGACCGAGGCACCGAGCTCCCCCGAGCACCTTGCTCAGCACCCCCGCCGGCGGTGTCGGCGTCATCGGGATCAGCCACCCTTCCTCCGAGCTGCTCGGCCACGCACCTGAACGTCGCTCCGACTGGATGCAGGCCGTTGCGCTCGAGGCGACGTCACTGA
- a CDS encoding ABC transporter permease, producing MTDLLLGADLWTSTLRGGAALLFVALGVYLPYRAGALNLGAEGIMLAGCYGAILVAAKTGGSPWVGVLAGMATGAALAGLLALLALGLRANLYVIGIALNFAVSGGTAVLTGILYGTAGTITTPSLSPLPHVGAHWDQGLPWLGQLLGSQTVLVYVAIGAAVATTWWINNWRSGVVLRATGTRPDVVQAQGFDVRRTQAIALIVGGALIGLGGAQLALSGTAQFTPDMTSGRGFVALTLIFVAGSRCGLLIPLAFAFAAFDAVGVNLQALHLPTELSAVVPYAAVIVLLVLVARGQELLRRRRPAATPTAGGPDEPPQPPQPSLTADLSISSQEADRL from the coding sequence GTGACTGACCTGCTGCTCGGCGCCGATCTGTGGACCTCCACCCTGCGTGGGGGAGCAGCCCTCCTCTTCGTCGCCCTCGGCGTCTACCTGCCGTACCGGGCGGGAGCGCTGAACCTCGGCGCCGAAGGCATCATGCTCGCCGGCTGCTACGGAGCGATCCTGGTCGCCGCCAAGACCGGCGGCAGCCCGTGGGTCGGCGTGCTGGCGGGCATGGCCACCGGAGCGGCTCTCGCCGGTCTCCTGGCCCTCCTGGCGCTCGGCCTTCGCGCGAACCTCTACGTCATCGGCATCGCGCTCAACTTCGCGGTCAGCGGGGGCACGGCCGTCCTCACCGGCATCCTGTACGGAACGGCCGGCACCATCACGACTCCCTCGCTCAGCCCCCTGCCCCACGTCGGCGCACACTGGGACCAGGGACTGCCGTGGCTGGGTCAGCTCCTCGGCTCCCAGACCGTGCTGGTCTATGTGGCCATCGGGGCCGCCGTGGCGACGACGTGGTGGATCAACAACTGGCGGTCCGGCGTCGTCCTGAGAGCGACCGGCACTCGCCCGGATGTCGTCCAGGCGCAGGGGTTCGACGTGCGCCGTACCCAAGCGATCGCACTGATCGTCGGAGGCGCTCTCATCGGTCTCGGCGGTGCGCAGCTCGCGTTGTCCGGCACTGCGCAGTTCACCCCGGACATGACCTCGGGCCGCGGCTTCGTCGCTCTGACGCTCATCTTCGTGGCCGGCAGCCGCTGCGGTCTGCTCATCCCGCTCGCGTTCGCCTTCGCCGCCTTCGACGCGGTCGGCGTCAATCTCCAGGCGCTCCACCTGCCCACGGAGCTGTCGGCCGTCGTCCCGTACGCCGCCGTGATCGTCCTCCTCGTCCTCGTGGCTCGCGGCCAGGAGCTCCTCCGACGCCGCCGGCCGGCGGCGACCCCGACGGCAGGAGGTCCCGACGAGCCGCCCCAGCCGCCCCAGCCGTCGCTGACCGCGGACCTGTCGATCTCCTCCCAGGAGGCGGATCGCCTGTGA
- a CDS encoding ABC transporter permease, with protein MSPLNFARAITSVTLSGLVLVGLLVVLLQGPAAVVPALDAFLTGVVGGPTAIGATVGKLTPILFIAVAATVAFRAGLFDVGQIGQYVFGAAAAGIVAPACPGPGLLVIVVTMAAGVAAGAAWSVVTHALTRLTGLDLIVLSLVANYLADGLARLLVRTTFQDPDAFSVIATRQVPEHAWLPLVLQRTSFHVGIFVALAAFIVVAVVYRRHQWGHRTRMFGLNPVAAELNGVSPTVFERQVLSVSGGICGLAGAVQVLGVFHRYQDGAFGGSASIAWSGLTAAILVTSGVVAVLPMATMLAVLSTGFVGIQRDLGVSAGLGSLLQGVVIIAAAVALRARSEPTRPRRRPQETSRD; from the coding sequence ATGTCTCCGCTGAACTTCGCCCGCGCCATCACCTCGGTCACCCTCTCGGGCCTGGTGCTGGTCGGCCTGCTGGTCGTCCTCCTGCAAGGCCCTGCGGCGGTCGTGCCGGCGCTCGACGCGTTCCTCACCGGCGTCGTCGGAGGACCGACCGCGATCGGCGCCACCGTCGGGAAGCTGACGCCCATCCTGTTCATCGCCGTCGCCGCGACCGTTGCCTTCAGGGCGGGGCTGTTCGACGTCGGCCAGATCGGTCAGTACGTCTTCGGGGCGGCGGCTGCGGGCATCGTCGCCCCGGCCTGTCCCGGGCCCGGCCTGCTGGTCATCGTCGTGACGATGGCGGCAGGCGTCGCGGCAGGCGCCGCATGGTCGGTGGTCACGCATGCCCTGACCCGGCTCACCGGGCTCGACCTGATCGTGCTGAGCCTGGTCGCCAACTACCTCGCTGACGGGCTCGCCCGTCTGCTGGTCCGCACGACCTTCCAGGACCCCGACGCCTTCAGCGTCATCGCCACGCGTCAGGTCCCCGAACATGCGTGGCTGCCGCTCGTCCTGCAGCGCACCAGCTTCCACGTCGGCATCTTCGTCGCGCTCGCGGCGTTCATCGTCGTGGCGGTCGTTTACCGCCGCCACCAGTGGGGTCACCGCACGCGGATGTTCGGGCTGAACCCGGTCGCCGCCGAGCTCAACGGGGTCAGCCCGACCGTCTTCGAGCGACAGGTGCTCTCGGTCTCGGGCGGCATCTGCGGTCTCGCCGGCGCGGTCCAGGTCCTCGGCGTCTTCCACCGCTACCAGGACGGCGCCTTCGGTGGTTCGGCCTCGATCGCCTGGAGCGGCCTCACCGCGGCCATCCTCGTCACCTCCGGCGTCGTCGCCGTGCTGCCGATGGCCACGATGCTGGCGGTCCTCTCCACCGGCTTCGTCGGCATCCAGCGGGACCTCGGTGTCAGCGCCGGTCTCGGCTCCCTGCTGCAGGGCGTCGTCATCATCGCCGCCGCGGTCGCGCTCCGAGCGCGCTCGGAGCCGACCCGTCCCCGTCGTCGTCCCCAGGAGACCTCTCGTGACTGA
- a CDS encoding ABC transporter ATP-binding protein: MTSQRHTTQRPGSTVVRCRAVARRFGSVPALTRADLAVDEGEILALVGENGAGKSTLMRIIAGEIAADAGEVSVDTAVGLVRQQLSTVPGLTVIEQIALAAPAGGRVDWRRLRREVTELMDSTGLEVPLDTQADRLPVSLQQRVEILSVIHRGARCLLLDEPTTYLTPHEVDGLFEMIRGLTPTGVSAVFISHKLREVAAFCDRVSVLARGETVATFDEPPFDLAELGRAMTSKTAAVDPGRGRSHRGDRGRARGDHDGTRHNRMRLRAGSALAVAEGEIVGIAGVAGNGQDELVATLTGLRRHGAFAPVLLDGRDVTSLSPWRRRRKGVRLVPSNVKQAAVAAEATLADNLLTARVDPRYTRRGGWLERSEVDERTDDCLRDYGVVATGHDQLAGELSGGNLQKFVVARELAHDASVLIAHEPTRGVDFAAAAQIRRRLDRFAEGGGGVVLLTSDLDELLELSDRVHVLYNGDLSQSFPAEELSVGRLGELLGGIDRGATA; this comes from the coding sequence ATGACATCGCAGCGCCACACCACGCAGCGGCCCGGCTCGACCGTGGTCCGGTGCCGGGCCGTCGCCCGACGGTTCGGCAGCGTCCCTGCCCTGACCCGTGCCGACCTCGCCGTCGACGAGGGCGAGATCCTCGCCCTCGTCGGTGAGAACGGCGCCGGGAAGAGCACGCTCATGCGCATCATCGCGGGGGAGATCGCCGCCGACGCCGGGGAGGTGAGCGTCGACACCGCCGTCGGCCTGGTCAGACAGCAGCTCTCGACCGTGCCGGGCCTGACCGTCATCGAGCAGATCGCTCTCGCTGCTCCGGCGGGAGGTCGGGTCGACTGGCGGCGACTCAGGCGTGAGGTCACCGAGCTCATGGACTCCACCGGCCTGGAGGTGCCGCTGGACACGCAGGCCGACCGGCTGCCGGTCTCCCTCCAGCAGCGCGTGGAGATCCTCTCGGTCATCCACCGCGGCGCCCGCTGCCTGCTGCTCGACGAGCCGACGACGTACCTGACACCGCATGAGGTCGACGGCCTCTTCGAGATGATCCGGGGGCTGACCCCCACCGGCGTGAGCGCGGTGTTCATCAGCCACAAGCTGCGTGAGGTCGCTGCCTTCTGCGATCGGGTCAGCGTCCTGGCACGCGGCGAGACGGTTGCGACCTTCGACGAGCCCCCGTTCGACCTCGCCGAGCTCGGCCGCGCCATGACCTCCAAGACCGCCGCGGTCGACCCGGGGCGAGGGCGGTCGCACCGCGGGGATCGCGGCCGGGCACGCGGCGATCACGACGGCACCCGCCACAACCGGATGAGGCTGCGCGCCGGCTCCGCACTCGCCGTCGCCGAGGGTGAGATCGTCGGCATCGCGGGGGTCGCCGGCAACGGGCAGGACGAGCTCGTCGCCACGCTCACCGGGCTGCGACGCCACGGCGCGTTCGCGCCGGTGCTGCTCGACGGGCGTGACGTCACCTCCCTCTCGCCGTGGCGCCGCCGCCGGAAGGGCGTGCGTCTGGTCCCGAGCAACGTGAAGCAGGCCGCGGTCGCAGCCGAGGCCACGCTGGCCGACAACCTGCTCACGGCCCGGGTCGACCCTCGCTACACCCGTCGCGGTGGCTGGCTCGAACGATCCGAGGTCGATGAGCGCACCGACGACTGTCTGAGGGACTACGGCGTCGTCGCGACCGGGCACGACCAGTTGGCCGGGGAGCTCAGCGGTGGCAACCTCCAGAAGTTCGTCGTGGCCCGCGAGCTCGCCCACGACGCGAGCGTGCTGATCGCCCATGAGCCGACGCGGGGCGTCGACTTCGCGGCGGCGGCCCAGATCCGGCGCCGTCTCGACCGGTTCGCGGAAGGGGGAGGCGGCGTGGTGCTGCTCACCAGCGACCTCGACGAGCTCCTCGAGCTCAGCGACCGCGTCCACGTGCTCTACAACGGCGACCTGAGCCAGTCCTTTCCCGCAGAAGAGCTCAGCGTGGGCAGATTGGGCGAGCTGCTGGGCGGCATCGATCGAGGAGCGACAGCCTGA
- a CDS encoding BMP family lipoprotein, translating to MSISIHLRARSARRAPAAAAAALVGVAALAACGDPDSASGGDCGYAFVFEQPTASNTAQQTIQRGLELAEKDEGVDIDIVDGTGLAQVADNLRAAADKGCYEAIGTAFFAVGEIVTEVARDYPDQKFFILSGAAEGDNVYNYSPANEQGTYVAGAMSAAMSESGVLGVVLGDDSPPLKRFSAGFKAGAQSVDPSVEVLENAVGSFSDAAKAAAVARSQTTRGADVIYSAAGSNLEVYFQADDKGYQVVASDLSDYAAAKDRDPAVAFIAAEAADEEARFAIAQFVEGTATAGSNELGLADGVFSIPYITDDGTDDYQLPAHVVEAGKKAYDDVVSGKVDVPSA from the coding sequence ATGTCCATCAGCATCCACCTGCGCGCACGGTCGGCTCGACGAGCCCCGGCCGCGGCAGCGGCCGCCCTCGTGGGCGTCGCCGCCCTCGCCGCCTGCGGCGACCCCGACAGCGCGTCCGGCGGTGACTGCGGCTACGCGTTCGTGTTCGAGCAGCCGACCGCCAGCAACACCGCGCAGCAGACGATCCAGCGCGGTCTCGAACTGGCCGAGAAGGACGAGGGCGTCGACATCGACATCGTCGACGGCACCGGCCTGGCCCAGGTCGCCGACAATCTCCGGGCCGCCGCCGACAAGGGTTGCTACGAGGCGATCGGTACGGCGTTCTTCGCCGTCGGCGAGATCGTCACCGAGGTCGCTCGCGACTATCCGGACCAGAAGTTCTTCATCCTCAGCGGCGCGGCCGAGGGCGACAACGTCTACAACTACAGCCCGGCCAACGAGCAGGGCACCTACGTCGCCGGCGCCATGTCCGCGGCGATGAGCGAGTCGGGCGTCCTCGGCGTGGTCCTGGGCGACGACTCGCCGCCCCTCAAGCGGTTCAGCGCCGGCTTCAAGGCAGGCGCCCAGTCGGTCGATCCCTCGGTCGAGGTCCTCGAGAACGCGGTGGGCAGCTTCTCCGACGCGGCGAAGGCCGCTGCCGTCGCCCGCTCCCAGACCACCCGGGGCGCCGACGTCATCTACTCGGCCGCCGGGTCGAACCTCGAGGTGTACTTCCAGGCCGACGACAAGGGCTATCAGGTCGTGGCCAGCGACCTGTCCGACTATGCGGCGGCCAAGGACCGTGATCCCGCCGTGGCGTTCATCGCCGCGGAGGCGGCCGACGAGGAGGCCCGGTTCGCCATCGCGCAGTTCGTCGAAGGTACGGCGACGGCCGGGTCCAACGAGCTCGGCCTCGCCGACGGCGTCTTCTCGATCCCGTACATCACCGACGACGGCACCGACGACTACCAGCTGCCCGCCCATGTCGTCGAGGCGGGCAAGAAGGCCTACGACGACGTCGTCAGCGGCAAGGTCGACGTCCCGAGCGCATGA
- a CDS encoding MurR/RpiR family transcriptional regulator: MTASEAVGENLPDDAASAAAEATAVERIRGVLATLRRSDARVATVLLERGERVGVLSVSDVAELAGTSESTVVRACQRMGFRGYHDAKRQLVATAAAPGSPDDFDQVVPADESGDVLEKVVSSSAGVLRGSLSTLDRAAFAATSRALRQARRILLIGVGPSSPIAQDAAYRLRLLGLTVDAPVDSLTQHLSAGLLSAGDVALVISHTGATRETLASAQTAADRGADVVAITSFARSPLTQLATHALVTGGEGTGVRVEAMASRLAHLAIVDALFVDLSVHADPATLAHIERGHDIATEHQL; this comes from the coding sequence ATGACGGCGAGCGAGGCAGTCGGCGAGAACCTCCCGGACGACGCGGCATCCGCGGCAGCGGAGGCGACCGCGGTGGAGCGGATCCGTGGCGTCCTGGCGACCCTGCGGCGCAGTGATGCGCGGGTGGCGACGGTCCTGCTGGAGCGCGGCGAGAGGGTCGGGGTGCTGAGCGTCAGCGATGTGGCCGAGCTCGCGGGCACCTCGGAGTCCACGGTCGTGCGAGCGTGTCAGCGCATGGGCTTCCGCGGCTACCACGACGCGAAGCGCCAGCTCGTCGCGACGGCTGCCGCACCGGGGTCGCCCGACGACTTCGACCAGGTCGTGCCGGCGGACGAGAGCGGCGACGTGCTGGAGAAGGTCGTCAGCTCCAGCGCCGGCGTCCTGCGCGGCAGCCTCTCCACCCTCGACCGAGCCGCCTTCGCCGCAACCAGCCGCGCGCTGCGTCAGGCACGTCGGATCCTTCTGATCGGCGTCGGACCGTCCAGCCCGATCGCCCAGGACGCCGCCTACCGGCTGCGGTTGCTCGGTCTCACCGTCGACGCACCCGTCGACAGCCTCACCCAGCACCTGTCGGCCGGCCTGTTGTCCGCCGGTGACGTCGCGCTGGTGATCAGCCACACCGGTGCGACGCGCGAGACGCTCGCCAGTGCCCAGACCGCCGCCGACCGCGGTGCCGACGTCGTCGCGATCACCAGCTTCGCCCGCTCCCCCCTGACCCAGCTCGCCACCCACGCGCTCGTCACCGGTGGCGAGGGGACCGGGGTCCGCGTCGAGGCGATGGCGAGCCGGCTCGCCCACCTGGCCATCGTCGACGCCCTCTTCGTCGACCTGTCCGTCCATGCGGACCCGGCCACCCTCGCGCACATCGAGCGCGGCCACGACATCGCCACCGAGCATCAGCTCTGA
- a CDS encoding MgtC/SapB family protein codes for MESWEMVMRLGVAAAAGLALGLERQRGAHPAGARTHLLVAVGACLFTLGGAYGFLDIDRVTPWDPARIAAQVASGIGFIGAGAILQDGTSTRGLTTAATLWISGALGVCIGAGLIVETLAAEAIVIVALTALTALNDRRTRARTVRMRLSVTAHGQLVPQPFWSELMTLTGEVEEVRRGITHEAGHPDDVVEVVFTRRASPQQEDLLQFVEPLMLLPTVRAVDLQRVD; via the coding sequence GTGGAGTCGTGGGAGATGGTCATGCGCCTGGGGGTCGCGGCGGCCGCCGGACTCGCGCTGGGCCTCGAGCGACAGCGCGGGGCGCATCCCGCCGGGGCGCGCACCCATCTGCTCGTCGCGGTGGGTGCCTGCCTCTTCACGCTGGGCGGTGCCTACGGATTCCTCGACATCGACCGCGTGACCCCTTGGGACCCGGCGCGCATCGCGGCCCAGGTCGCCTCCGGCATCGGGTTCATCGGCGCCGGCGCGATCTTGCAGGACGGCACCTCCACGCGCGGCCTGACGACCGCCGCGACGCTGTGGATCAGCGGCGCACTGGGGGTGTGCATCGGCGCCGGACTCATCGTGGAGACCCTGGCCGCCGAGGCCATCGTGATCGTCGCGCTGACCGCACTCACCGCGCTCAACGATCGGCGTACGCGGGCGCGCACCGTGCGCATGCGGCTGTCCGTCACCGCCCACGGGCAGCTGGTCCCGCAGCCCTTCTGGTCCGAGCTGATGACTCTCACCGGGGAGGTCGAGGAGGTACGCCGCGGCATCACGCACGAGGCAGGGCACCCGGACGACGTGGTCGAGGTGGTCTTCACCCGGCGGGCGAGTCCCCAGCAGGAGGACCTGCTCCAATTCGTGGAGCCCCTCATGCTGCTCCCGACCGTGCGCGCGGTCGACCTCCAGCGGGTCGACTGA
- a CDS encoding DUF1801 domain-containing protein, producing MATKDDRNLQQVLDKIAGMDEPARAVMQRMHDVIVAAAPELKPRIWYGMPGYATSASSPVLVFFRNDERMSLGVSEKARLEPAGGRDGLLIPAAWYVEELDEVTEQRVAEIVRGAIEARSSSRA from the coding sequence GTGGCCACCAAGGACGACAGGAACCTCCAGCAGGTCCTCGACAAGATCGCGGGCATGGACGAGCCGGCACGGGCCGTCATGCAGCGCATGCACGACGTGATCGTCGCCGCGGCGCCCGAGCTCAAGCCGCGCATCTGGTACGGGATGCCCGGCTATGCCACGTCGGCGAGCAGCCCGGTCCTCGTGTTCTTCCGCAACGACGAGCGGATGAGCCTCGGCGTGAGCGAGAAGGCCAGGCTCGAGCCGGCCGGGGGCAGGGACGGGCTGCTGATCCCCGCGGCGTGGTACGTCGAGGAGCTGGACGAGGTCACCGAGCAGCGGGTCGCGGAGATCGTCCGCGGCGCGATCGAGGCGCGATCGAGTAGTCGGGCGTGA
- a CDS encoding TIGR02391 family protein gives MDTEWAIEQCREWLRLQERVPIPDDEREPHGPKTRARGTKEERNRVGNRVRLVADTVWEKWNNGYRWTLEAGDVRSLIFELEEGYEVRERLGLLSPGPALAADTLHPWVWDAARPHWESDNHDAAVWAAAINVNTQLKAKAERPDLGETKLVQEVFGTSPPEPGKVRLRLCDESNPDLFKDRHIGAIMLGQGLFSGVRNPLNHVGADDLTEQEALETLAAWSLFARWVTQAEVVRGEEPS, from the coding sequence GTGGATACCGAGTGGGCAATCGAGCAGTGCCGGGAGTGGCTTCGGCTACAGGAGCGCGTGCCGATTCCCGACGATGAGCGCGAACCGCACGGGCCGAAGACACGTGCCCGAGGCACGAAGGAAGAGCGCAACCGCGTTGGGAACCGGGTCCGCCTTGTTGCCGACACTGTCTGGGAGAAGTGGAACAACGGCTACCGCTGGACCCTGGAAGCCGGAGACGTGCGCTCGCTCATCTTCGAGCTAGAGGAAGGCTACGAGGTCCGAGAGCGTCTGGGCTTGTTGTCGCCCGGCCCGGCCCTGGCGGCTGACACGCTCCATCCGTGGGTCTGGGACGCTGCCCGACCGCACTGGGAGAGCGACAACCATGACGCCGCTGTCTGGGCTGCCGCGATCAACGTCAACACCCAGTTGAAAGCGAAGGCTGAGCGTCCTGACCTCGGAGAGACGAAGTTGGTGCAGGAGGTGTTCGGCACATCACCCCCCGAGCCCGGGAAGGTGCGTCTGCGTCTGTGCGACGAGTCGAACCCGGACTTGTTCAAGGACCGGCACATCGGAGCGATCATGCTCGGGCAGGGTCTGTTTTCTGGTGTTCGGAACCCACTGAACCACGTAGGTGCGGACGACCTGACCGAACAAGAGGCGTTGGAGACGCTGGCGGCATGGAGCCTGTTCGCGCGATGGGTGACACAGGCCGAAGTGGTGAGAGGCGAAGAGCCTTCGTAG
- a CDS encoding NYN domain-containing protein gives MADVIARQGQWPNASIERIVYCTARVDAVTNPSAHQDQDVYLKALLATNSVDHIEYGNYVARVKNGLLATQDPATRRPVLTTSNWPVMVRDASGRKVPDAEFMVSYLHLEEKGSDVNVASHLIFDVTSGVVDAAVVVSNDSDLAFPIKEVRNRVPVGLINPRDGYTAGDLTGKKSDGVGNHWWWKLKPPTYLSNQLPDPAGTYTKPRGW, from the coding sequence GTGGCTGACGTCATCGCGAGGCAAGGTCAGTGGCCCAACGCATCGATCGAGCGGATCGTCTACTGCACGGCACGTGTGGATGCAGTTACCAACCCATCCGCGCATCAGGATCAGGACGTCTACCTGAAGGCACTCCTGGCAACGAACTCCGTGGACCACATCGAGTACGGCAACTACGTCGCCAGGGTTAAGAACGGCCTGCTTGCCACCCAAGATCCGGCGACTCGTCGGCCAGTGCTGACTACCTCGAACTGGCCGGTGATGGTCCGAGACGCGAGCGGACGGAAAGTGCCCGACGCTGAGTTCATGGTCAGCTACTTGCACCTTGAGGAGAAGGGCAGTGATGTCAACGTTGCTTCGCACCTGATCTTCGATGTGACATCCGGAGTCGTTGACGCGGCGGTGGTCGTGTCGAACGACAGCGACTTGGCGTTCCCGATTAAGGAAGTACGCAACCGTGTCCCTGTTGGTCTGATCAACCCCCGTGATGGCTACACCGCAGGTGACCTCACTGGAAAAAAGTCCGACGGAGTCGGCAACCACTGGTGGTGGAAGCTGAAGCCGCCCACCTACCTGTCGAACCAGTTGCCAGACCCGGCCGGAACGTACACGAAGCCACGGGGTTGGTGA